The Polaribacter sp. MED152 region GATTTGGCTCTATAGATGAAATGCGTAACCTATGAATACCTTCTACTAAATCTAACTCTTTCACCAATTCTAAAAAGGTATGTTCGTGCTTTTTATTACCAAACTCACCTTTTCCATAATCACCAATATTTACACCAGTTAATACAATTTCTTTAATACCTTTAGAAGATATTTCTTTGGCATTATTTATTACATTTTGTAAGGTATCACTTCTAGAAATTCCTCTAGCTAAAGGTATTGTACAATAAGTACATTTGTAGTCACAACCATCTTGAACTTTAAGAAAAGCACGAGTTCTATCACCTATCGAATAAGAACCTACATAAAAATCTGCATCTACAATTTCGCAGGAATGTACTTCTCCTAAATCATTTTTACTTAAATCATTTAAGTAACTGGTTACATTAAATTTTTCTGTAGCACCTAATACCAAATCTACACCATCAACAGCTGCTAATTCTTCTGGTTTTAATTGTGCATAACAACCTACTGCAATTAAAAAAGCATTTTCATTTTTCTTTAGTGCATTTTTTACAATAGATTTAAATCTTTTGTCTGCATTGTCTGTTACAGAACATGTATTAATTACATAAATGTCTGCAACTTCTTCAAAATCAACTTTTTCAAAACCTTCATTCACAAAATTTCTTGCAATAGTTGAGGTTTCAGAAAAATTTAATTTACATCCTAAAGTATAAAAAGCGACTTTTTTATCTGACATCATTCCTTTACTTTTATCGTGGGCAAATTTACAATAATATTGATGATTTTTGAAACTGAAAGGTTACGAATAAGATATCTTACTTTAAAAGATTTAAATTCTTTTCATAAAATGCAAAGCAATCCTAAAGTAATGCAATTTGCTGATGGTGAGGTTGATACTTTTGAAGGTCATAGAAAAGAGTTAATTACACTCATCAATAAATATGAAATAGAAAATAACGACTTCTGGATTTACGCTATAGAACGCAAAATAGATGAAAAATTTTTAGGTACATTGGCTTTGGTAAAAGATGGTGATGATGATGAAATCGGATATCGATTTTTAGAAGAATTTTGGAACAAGGGTTATGGAAAAGAAGTTTGCAAAGCTACTTTAGAGTATTGCAAACACAAAGGAATGCAGCAATTAGTAGCATATTGTATAGATGCAAATGTAGCATCTGCTAAAATATTAAAAGGTTTAAATTTTGATTCAGTTGATAAACTTACCTTTGATAATCAGCAGTTTTCAGAAACTAAATATAAAATTCAATTATGATTGTAGATCATCTTAAACCACCCTATTATGCTGTAATATTTACAACAATTATGGGCGATAATACAAAGGGTTATGCAGAAACTTCTAAAAGAATAGAAGCTTTAGCGAAACAACAAGATGGTTATTTAGGTTTGGAATTTGCAAGAAATGAAATAGGAATAACTGTTTCTTATTGGCAGAGTTTAGAAGCCATTCAAAATTGGAAAAATAACATAGAACATACAGAAGCAAGAACTTTAGGCAGAGAACAATGGTACAAGCAATACCAATTGAGAATTTGTAAAGTTGAACGTGAATATGGTTTTAAGAAATAATTAATGTACGCACAGATTCAAAAAGTTTTAGAGAAGTTTATGAGTAAAGCTAGTATTTATAAATACGGTTTTAACTTATCACCAATGTATAGAAGGTCTACAGGAAGAATTGTAGAGGTTTCTGATGATCTTTTAAAAGTAAAGATTAAGATAAAATTGAGTTATAAGAATAGCAACTATGTAGGTTCTATTTTTGGCGGAAGTTTATTTTCTGCTACTGATCCTATTTTTATGATTCAGCTTTTAAATATTTTAGATAATAATTATGTGGTTTGGGATAAAGCTGCATCTATTAAATTTAAAAGGCCAGCAAAAGAAACTTGCTATGTAGATTTTATTTTTACTCAAGAAGAAATAGCTGAAATTAAAGCAGATATTGCAATTAAAAAAGAAATTGATTTAGTCAAAAACATCAAATTAACCAATAAAGATAAAAGTGTTGTTTTTGCTGAGGTTTCTAAAACCATTTATATAGCAGATAAATCTTATTATAAGGAAAAACGGAAAAATAAAAAGCTTAAAAAATCTTCTCTTTAATTCTGTTTTTTAATTTTTCTGCAACGTCTGTTGGGAAGGGTCTATCTCCATGTAAAATATCAACCATTATGTTATTGAAATATTGGCCATATTTATCAAGCAAATAATTTCTTACAGGATTATTGTGATAGAAAAACTTAGAAAGTAAAGCTCCAGATTTTAGCTCTGGCAATAGTTTAATATTTAGTTTCTCTACATAGCGTTGTTCAGCTAACTTTGAATCTAAATTACTTTCAATAATTGCTTCAGCTACATATTTACCACTTAAAATAGCGTTTGAGATTCCTTCTGCTGTTATAGGTTCTGCAAAACCAGCAGAATCGCCTATTAAAAAGACATTATTTTTCACAAAACCATCTGTTCTTGGTGCAATCGGAATTTGAAAACCATGTGCATCTTCTTTTACAATTGAAGTTATGCCTAATGTTTTTAAGTAGGTTTGGTAATATTCTTTAAGATTTATTTTACCTTTTTTAGTGGTTAAAACTCCTAATGATAAATGATTTTTCTTAGGGAAACTCCAAGCATAGCCATAAGGAACAGCGTCTATATCAAAACGAACATTTTACTTAGTCTTTCAAAGTCTTCACTAGAAACTTCGACTTCATATTCTAAAGCAGGAATTAATTTACGAGTATCTTTTGTCCAACCAGCCATTTTTGCAGTAGGACTTAAAACTCCATCTGCAGCAATAATAAAATCAGCAGAAATATCTTGCTGTGATGTTTTTAAAATTGATTTGCCATCAATAGTAACAATACTTTTTAATTTGTGATTCTCTAATAAAGTAACTCCAAATTCTTTGGCTTTTTTCACAATTAAATGATCAAAAGAATCACGCATAATCATTGTAATTATGGGTTTATCTTTTTCTGATAGATAACATTTTTCACGATTATTAAAGTAGGTTTCAACTTTTAGAAATTCGCGTTCTACAACCGAAGAAATATCAAAAGGCATGTCTTTTTTACCTCTGTTTACAAAACCACCACCACAAGTTTTATATCTTGGTAATGTTTCTTTTTCTATGATAACTGTTGCAATACCTGCTTTTCCTAAATGAAAAGCAGTTGATGCTCCTGAAGGTCCACTACCTATAATAGCCACTGTAAAATGTTTCATAGCACTAAATATTTTACGAATTTATAATTACCAATTGATGCGAGCTTGTATTGGAAAATGATCGGAATTTTTCTCGTTAAATGAGGTAAACTGATTAATAATTGCATTTTCATCAGTTAAAATAAAATCTATTCTTAATGGAAATGCGTAATTATATGTTTTTCCAAAGCCTTTACCAGCTTCGATATAAGCGTCTTTTTTATTGTTTGATATTTGATTGTAAACCCAAGAATAAGCAGTATTGTTAAAATCTCCAGAAACAATTTTTTTACCTTTCCAATTGGCTTCATGTAGCAAGAACTCTTCTGTTTGTTCTGCTTGCTTTTTAAATCCTGCCCTTAATCTTGCCAATAATTTCTCTGAATTTTCTTGACCAAAATTCTCTGCTTCTGCATTTAATTCTAAAGATTGTAAATGTAAATTATAAATACGGATAGTGTCTTTACCTTTTAGAACATCAGCAAAAATAATATTATTAGAAGTGTCCGTTAATTCTAAAGAACCTTTGTTTATAATTTTATAGTTAGAGTAAATTGCCAAACCTATATTTGAATTGGTATTTTTAAGTTTGATGTATTTATAAGGATAATTAAATGATGGATTATCGCTATTATGAAATTCTTGTAATAGTAAAATATCTGGTTCTTTCGCAGATACAAACTCACTTATTTTATTAGGTATACCTTCTTCCTCAATCCATTGCCAATGATTAAACATCCTTACATTATAAGACATGATTTTTAAGTCGGAGTTCAATGAAGATCTGCTTTCATCAAATTTGTATAATGGCGAAGTTACAAAATAGCCAATGCCTAAAATTATGGCAGATAGTAACAATTGCTTTTTTAATTGAAGTAACCAATAGACTACAAAAAAGGCATTAACTAGTATTAAAACAGGTACTAACAAACTTAAAATGGCAAAGCTAGAGAGTGTTTTTGGAGAAACATAAGGTAATAAATAAGAGAGTAGGAGTGCAGTTGCTAACAAGGAGTTTAGCAAATAAATAATTTTATTTATGAATGACAAATTCTTCACGAATGTTATTTACTTTTTTCCTTGCTTGAATAGAAATTCCTTTTCAGCCTTAGTTAACGTGTCATAACCAGATTTACTAATCTTATCTAAAATAGCATCAACTTGCTTTTGAGTTAAATCTGTATTTTGTGAGGTAGTTTTTCTTGTTTTGTTCTTATTTTTATGAACTGTTCTTAATGGTTTTTCTTTCTTTTTGAATAAAGATGACAAATAATCGAATAGCTTAATTTCTTTATTACTAGCTTGGTTTACGTATAAAAATCCAAATAGTGCACCACCTAAATGTGCAAAATGACCACCTGCATTGTTACCAATTAAACTAATAATGTCTAAACCAATCCAAAAGGCAGCTAAATGCCAAAGTTTTACAAAACCAATAAAACGTAATTTTATTTGATAGTTAGGTATGTAAGTTGCAATACCAATAAAAATGGCAGATATACCTGCAGATGCACCTACTAAAACAGAATTATCACCTTCAAAAAGCGGAAAATAGTTTTGACTGAATAGATACAAAACACCTCCAAAAAAGGTACCTAACAAATAAAAAGTAAGCAACTGCTTTTGAGTAAAATACTCTAAAAAAAGGTTTCCAATATAATAGATAACTATTAAGTTCATTAGAATATGCAGAAAATCGGCATGCAAAAAACCATAGGAAAGTAGTGTCCAAGGTTTGGTAAAAAGTGCATTAATAGAGTTGTCTAAAGCAAACCAATTAACAATAAAGTTTGTTGAATTTGCATATAAACCCTGAAGCACATTTATTAAAATGGTAATTACAAATACAGCAATATTTATGTAGATTAGTTTCTCTACAATATTACCTTGTTTGTACCTTAATTTTAATTTATTTAAAATGCTCATTAGCTAATTTTAAATTGATTTCTTTTCCAATAATAGGCAATTATAAACCCAATTAAAGCACCTCCTATGTGTGCAAAGTGTGCAATGTTACCTACAGAATACTTGGTCATTCCAAAAAATAAATCACCTAAAATCATAATGGGTATAAAGTATTTTGCAGCAATTGGTACTGGAAAGAATATTAAAGCCAATTTTGCATCTTTAAAATACAAACCAAAGGCTACTAAAACGCCATAAACTGCTCCAGAAGCACCAACTGCAGGTGTATTGTATAAAGATGTGATTTTATTAAATTGTTCTTGAGTTATGGCATTTACCACTCTTGGATCATTTGTAGAACCAGATTTTAGAATAGATAAAATTTCAGAATCACTCAATCCAGCGTTTACAAACAATTCGAAAATTCCATTAAATTGATAATAGTTAACCAATGTATAAATAATACCAGCTCCTAAACCAGCAGAAAAGTAAAAGAACAAAAACTTTTTCTTACCCCACATTTGCTCTAAAGGTGTTCCAAAAGCCCATAAGCCATACATGTTAAATAAAATATGAGCAAAACTACCATGCATGAATAAATGCGTTACGTATTGCCACAAACCAAAATTATCATTCATTGGAAAGTGTAAAGCCAACATATTTGTAAAATCTAATTGCAATAGTTGTGGTGCAACAAATACAATTACATTAATTATAATTAGGTGTTTTATGGCATCTGTAAGTCTGTTCATACTTAGCTATTAAATAAATGATCTATTTCATTTAATGTTAATGTTTTAAAAGTAGATTTCCCAAAAGGCGAAATACTAGGCTCTTTACAAGAGAACAAGTTATTCACTAGACTTTCTTGTTCTTTCTCTGCTAATTGAGTACCAGTTTTAATAGATAATGTTTTTGCAAAAGATTTAGCCATAATATCAAAATGACTAAAACTAGTATCTGGTACTTCTAAATTCATATCATTTAATAATTCTTCTAGAATTATAGTAATTTTACTTTCAGTAACAGAAACAGGAATACCTTTAATAGTTACACTATCTTTTGTAAATTCATCAAAAGAGAAACCAGCATTTTCTAATTCTGATTTAATGGT contains the following coding sequences:
- the mtaB gene encoding tRNA (N(6)-L-threonylcarbamoyladenosine(37)-C(2))-methylthiotransferase MtaB, whose amino-acid sequence is MMSDKKVAFYTLGCKLNFSETSTIARNFVNEGFEKVDFEEVADIYVINTCSVTDNADKRFKSIVKNALKKNENAFLIAVGCYAQLKPEELAAVDGVDLVLGATEKFNVTSYLNDLSKNDLGEVHSCEIVDADFYVGSYSIGDRTRAFLKVQDGCDYKCTYCTIPLARGISRSDTLQNVINNAKEISSKGIKEIVLTGVNIGDYGKGEFGNKKHEHTFLELVKELDLVEGIHRLRISSIEPNLLKDETIDFVSKSNSFVPHFHIPLQSGSDKLLKKMKRRYLKNTYTNRVNKIKEVMPNACIGVDVIVGFPGETDELFLETYNYLNDLNISYLHVFTYSERPNTEAVDFDGVVPKKTRAKRSKMLRGLSAKKRRAFYESQLGNTLTVLFENENKEGYINGFTENYVKVKTPWNPELVNTLHTIELTKIDEDGLVRFDFVKQTVNI
- a CDS encoding GNAT family N-acetyltransferase translates to MIFETERLRIRYLTLKDLNSFHKMQSNPKVMQFADGEVDTFEGHRKELITLINKYEIENNDFWIYAIERKIDEKFLGTLALVKDGDDDEIGYRFLEEFWNKGYGKEVCKATLEYCKHKGMQQLVAYCIDANVASAKILKGLNFDSVDKLTFDNQQFSETKYKIQL
- a CDS encoding antibiotic biosynthesis monooxygenase, producing the protein MIVDHLKPPYYAVIFTTIMGDNTKGYAETSKRIEALAKQQDGYLGLEFARNEIGITVSYWQSLEAIQNWKNNIEHTEARTLGREQWYKQYQLRICKVEREYGFKK
- a CDS encoding DUF4442 domain-containing protein; amino-acid sequence: MYAQIQKVLEKFMSKASIYKYGFNLSPMYRRSTGRIVEVSDDLLKVKIKIKLSYKNSNYVGSIFGGSLFSATDPIFMIQLLNILDNNYVVWDKAASIKFKRPAKETCYVDFIFTQEEIAEIKADIAIKKEIDLVKNIKLTNKDKSVVFAEVSKTIYIADKSYYKEKRKNKKLKKSSL
- a CDS encoding NAD(P)/FAD-dependent oxidoreductase, producing MKNNVFLIGDSAGFAEPITAEGISNAILSGKYVAEAIIESNLDSKLAEQRYVEKLNIKLLPELKSGALLSKFFYHNNPVRNYLLDKYGQYFNNIMVDILHGDRPFPTDVAEKLKNRIKEKIF
- a CDS encoding FAD-dependent monooxygenase, with amino-acid sequence MKHFTVAIIGSGPSGASTAFHLGKAGIATVIIEKETLPRYKTCGGGFVNRGKKDMPFDISSVVEREFLKVETYFNNREKCYLSEKDKPIITMIMRDSFDHLIVKKAKEFGVTLLENHKLKSIVTIDGKSILKTSQQDISADFIIAADGVLSPTAKMAGWTKDTRKLIPALEYEVEVSSEDFERLSKMFVLI
- a CDS encoding endonuclease/exonuclease/phosphatase family protein, with protein sequence MLATALLLSYLLPYVSPKTLSSFAILSLLVPVLILVNAFFVVYWLLQLKKQLLLSAIILGIGYFVTSPLYKFDESRSSLNSDLKIMSYNVRMFNHWQWIEEEGIPNKISEFVSAKEPDILLLQEFHNSDNPSFNYPYKYIKLKNTNSNIGLAIYSNYKIINKGSLELTDTSNNIIFADVLKGKDTIRIYNLHLQSLELNAEAENFGQENSEKLLARLRAGFKKQAEQTEEFLLHEANWKGKKIVSGDFNNTAYSWVYNQISNNKKDAYIEAGKGFGKTYNYAFPLRIDFILTDENAIINQFTSFNEKNSDHFPIQARINW
- a CDS encoding rhomboid family intramembrane serine protease, whose protein sequence is MSILNKLKLRYKQGNIVEKLIYINIAVFVITILINVLQGLYANSTNFIVNWFALDNSINALFTKPWTLLSYGFLHADFLHILMNLIVIYYIGNLFLEYFTQKQLLTFYLLGTFFGGVLYLFSQNYFPLFEGDNSVLVGASAGISAIFIGIATYIPNYQIKLRFIGFVKLWHLAAFWIGLDIISLIGNNAGGHFAHLGGALFGFLYVNQASNKEIKLFDYLSSLFKKKEKPLRTVHKNKNKTRKTTSQNTDLTQKQVDAILDKISKSGYDTLTKAEKEFLFKQGKK
- a CDS encoding rhomboid family intramembrane serine protease, with the translated sequence MNRLTDAIKHLIIINVIVFVAPQLLQLDFTNMLALHFPMNDNFGLWQYVTHLFMHGSFAHILFNMYGLWAFGTPLEQMWGKKKFLFFYFSAGLGAGIIYTLVNYYQFNGIFELFVNAGLSDSEILSILKSGSTNDPRVVNAITQEQFNKITSLYNTPAVGASGAVYGVLVAFGLYFKDAKLALIFFPVPIAAKYFIPIMILGDLFFGMTKYSVGNIAHFAHIGGALIGFIIAYYWKRNQFKIS